In Quadrisphaera sp. RL12-1S, the genomic stretch ACCTCCACGGCCACGCCACCACCCTGCCCGTCACCGTGGAGGACCTGCTCCCCCACGTGCGGGCCGTGGCCACGCGGGCCGGGCGGCCGTTCGTCGTCGCCGACCTGCCGTTCGGCTCCTACGAGGAGGGACCGGCGCAGGCGCTGCGGACCGGCGTGCGGATGCTCAAGGAGGGCCTCGCCCACGGCGTGAAGCTGGAGGGCGGCCGCCGGGTGGCGCCGGCGGTCAAGGCGCTCGTCGACGCGGGCATCCCGGTGATGGGGCACCTCGGGTTCACGCCGCAGTCGGTCAACGCCATGGGCGGGCCGCGCGTGCAGGGACGCGGGTCCGCCGCCGACGAGCTGCTCGCCGACGCGCTGGCGCTGCAGGAGGCCGGGGCGTTCGCCGTCGTCCTCGAGGTGGTGCCGGGACCGGTGGCCGAGCGGGTCACCGCGGCCCTCGACATCCCCACCATCGGCATCGGCGCGGGACCCGGCTGCGACGGGCAGGTGCTCGTCTGGCTGGACATGGCGGGCCTGTCGGCGCGCACGCCCAAGCTGGCCAAGGCGTACGCGCAGCTGCGCACCGCGCTGCGGGAGGCGGCGGCCGAGTACGCCGCGGAGGTGCGCTCGCGCGCGTTCCCCGGCCCGGAGCACACCTTCCCCGAGTAGCCCGGACAGGGAGCCTGCGAGCGTCAGCTGACGCAGAGCTCGTTGCCCTCGGGGTCGGCCATGACCACCCAGCGCTGCGGGCCCTGCCGCCCCTCCCCCGCGCGCGTCGCGCCGAGGCCCTCCAGCCGCGCGACCTCGCCGTCGACGCGCTCCGGCCCGACGTGCAGGTCGAGGTGCACGCGGTTCTTGACGGTCTTCGGCTCGGGCACCCGCTGCAGGTAGAGCCGCGGTCGCACGCCGCCGGGGTCGCGGGCCGCCGCCGCGTCGCGCCACACGAGCACGCCGCCGCGCTCCAGCACGTCAGCGTCGGTGGCGTACCCGGCCTCGAGCATCCGCCGGACCAGCGGCTCGACGTCCTCCACCTCGTACCCCAGGGCGGCGGCCCAGAACTCCGCCTGCGCGTGCGGGTCCGCGCAGTCCACCACCACCTGGACCCCCGGCACGGCCGGACGGTCAGCCTCGTCGCTCATGACGACGACGCTAGGCCCGTCCGCGGTCAGCTCGCGTCCGCAGACGCAACGAGCTTCCACCCCAGCGAGCGCACCGCCGCCTTGAGCTGCGGCGGCGAGAGCACGCTGAACGGCACCCCCAGCCACGCCAGGTGAGCGGCGATCGCGTCGAGGGAGTCGGAGCCGGTGGTGAGCACGCAGGCGTCGTCGCCCTCGGCCTCGAGCTGCCCGACCGTGGGCGGCACCCGGCGCTGCACCACCTCCACCGGCGCCTGCAGCCGCACCCGGGCGGTCCACCGGTAGGGCGCGGTCGAGACGGCAGCGGAGACGAACGCGGCGGCGTCCGGCGGGTCGGCCAGCTGCTGGCGGTGGCCGCTGGCGCGCGGGGCGCGGACCCGGTCCGCCCGGTAGCTGCGCCACTCCCCCTGCGGCGGCTCGCCCGGGCCCCGGTCGAGGTCGAGCGCCACGAGGTACCAGCGCCGCCCGGTGTGCACGAGCCGGTGCGGCACCGCGTGCCGCTGGCTCGACCTCCCCGCGCCGTCGGTGTAGCCGAAGCGGATCCGCTCGGAGTCGCGGCAGGCCGCGGCCAGCAGCACGAGCACGTCGCCGTCGACGGTGGGACCACCGCCGGTCAGCGGCACGGTCGCGGCGCCGAGCGCCTCCACGCGCGGGCGCAGCCGCTTCGGCAGCACCTGCTCCAGCCCGGCCAGCGCGCGCACCGCCGCCTCCGCGATGCCCGTGACGCCCGCACCGGCGGCGGTCCGCAGCCCGACGGCCACCGCCACGGCCTCCTCGTCGTCCAGCAGCAGCGGCGGCAGGGCGGTCCCCGCGCGCAGCCGGTACCCGCCGCTGGCCCCCGGCGCCGCGTCCACCTGGTAGCCGAGCGAGCGGAGCTTGTCCACGTCCCGGCGCACGGTGCGGGGCGTCACCTCGAGGCGCTCGGCGAGCTCGTCACCGGCCCAGCTGCGCCGCGAGGACAGCAGGGACAGCAGGCGGAGCAGCCGGGCGGACGTCTCGAGCACGGGCCACATCCTCACGCACCGCGGACCGGAGGTGTCCGCAGAGCCGCCTACCGTCCCCGCTGTGGACACGACGACGACGGAGGCCCGCTGGCCCGAGCAGGCCCTGGAGCAGCTGACGTGGCACTGGGAGGGCCAGGTGCGCCCCCGCCTGGAGGGCCTGACCGACGCCGAGCTGCACTGGGAGCCGGTTCCGGGGTGCTGGGGCGTGCGCCCGCAGGGAACCTCGAGCGCGCCGATGAGCGCGGGCGGCGGCGACTGGGCCTGCGACTTCGGCATCCCCGAGCCGCAGCCGGCCCCGTTCACCACGATCGCCTGGCGCCTCGCGCACCTCACCGTGGGCGTCTTCGGCCAGCGGGCGGCCTCGCACTTCGGCTACCGGGGCCCGGGTTCCGCCGGGTACCTGGCCCACGACTACGCCGGCACCGCCGACGAGGCCCTGGCACAGCTGGACGCCGCGCACGCCGCGTGGACCGACGGCGTGCGCTCCCTCGCGCCCTCCGCCTGGGCCCGCCCGGTGGGCGAGGCGGAGGGCGAGTGGGCCGCGCACCCGATGAGCAGCCTCGTCCTGCACATCACCCGCGAGGCCGTGCACCACGGCGCCGAGGTCTGCCTCCTGCGAGACCTCTGGCTCCACCGGGCCCGCTGACCCGGCGCCCCGGCGCCGTGACCGTGGACGCTGTGTCCCGGTGTGGGCCGCCGCACCGGGACACAGCGTCCACGGTCGGCCCGTCCGGCCCGCGTCCCGCCCGCGCCGCGTCCCGGTGCGGGCTGTGTCAGTCCTCCTCGGCGCGGTCCCAGGCCTCGGTCTTCTCCCGGGCCGTCTGCAGCGCGCGCTCGGCCTCCTCACGGGTGGCGTACGGCCCCAGGAGGGTCGAGCCCGGCTTGAGGTGGCCGACGTCGACCTGGCCGGTCTTCGTGTTGAACCAGAACTGCTCGCTCATGCGCGTGATCGTCCTCCCGGTGCCCGCGGTCCGCGACACGGGCCGACCTAGACTCGCCCGCCGTGCCGCAGCGCGCCCCCTCCAGCCCGGTCGTCGCCGGTGTCGTCAGCCCCCGCCGCGCCGTCCCCGCGGGCCTGCCGCGCCCGGAGTACGTGGACCGGCCCCGCCCGCAGCCCTACTCCGGCCCGCACGTGCAGCCGGCCGAGGTGGTCGAGCGGATGCGCACCGCCTGCCGCCTCGCCGCGCGGGCCGCCGCCGCGGGCGCGGAGCACGTCCGCCCCGGCACCACCACGGACGCCGTGGACGCCGTCGTCCACGAGTTCCTCCTCGACCACGGCGCCTACCCGTCCACGCTCGGCTACCGCGGCTTCCCCAAGTCGTGCTGCACCAGCGTCAACGAGGTGGTCTGCCACGGCATCCCCGACGACAGGCCGCTCGCCGAGGGCGACCTGTGCAGCATCGACGTCACGGCGTACGTCGTCCTCGACGGCATCGGGGTGCACGGCGACACGTGCGTGACGGTCGGTGCCGGCGAGCTCGACGAGGCCAGCGCCCTGCTGCTGGAGCGCGCCCGCGCCGCCACGGACCGCGGCATCGCGGCCGTGCGCCCCGGGCGGGAGGTCAACGTCATCGGCCGCGTGGTGGAGAGCGCGGCCCGCCGCCACGGCTACGGGTCGGTGAAGGAGTACACCGGCCACGGCATCGGCACGGCGTTCCACTCGGGCCTGGTCATCCCCCACCACGACGCCGCTCCGGCGCACGCCGACGTCATCGAGGTCGGCATGACGTTCACGGTCGAGCCCATGATCACCGAGGGTGACCCGGCGGTGGAGGTCTGGGACGACGGCTGGACCGTGGTCACCCGCGACCGCGGCCGCGTCGCCCAGTTCGAGCACACGGTGCTGGTCACCGACACCGGTGCGGAGGTCCTCACGCTGCCGTGAGCGGAGGGGCGGACTAGCCTGCGGCGTCGTGGCACCCGAGACCCCCACCGCGCCCTCGTCCGCCCCCGCCGCGGCCCCGACCGCCGGGACCAGCACCGGGACCAGCACCGGGATCGGCATCGACATCGGCGGCTCGGGCATCAAGGGCGCCCCGGTCGACCTCACCACCGGCGAGTTCTCCGCGGAGCGCGTGCGCATCCCCACGCCGCAGCCGTCCACGCCGGACGCCGTCTCCCGGGTGGTCAAGGACATCGTCGAGCAGATCGGCCAGCAGCTGCCCGACGGCGGCGCGGGCCTGCCCGTCGGCATCACCTTCCCCGCCGTCATCCAGCACGGCGTGGCCCGCACCGCCGCGAACGTCGACAAGGGCTGGGTGGACTTCGACGTCGCCACCCTCATGCAGGCGGTCACCGGCCACCCGGTGCACGTGGTCAACGACGCCGACGCCGCCGGGGTGGCCGAGGCGCGCTACGGCGCCGCGAAGGGCGTGAAGGGCGTCGTCGTCCTGGCCACCCTCGGCACCGGCATCGGCACCGCGGTGATGCTGGACGGCGTGCTGCTGCCCAACACCGAGCTGGGCCACCTGGAGGTGGACGGGCACGACGCCGAGACGCGCGCCTCCGACGCCGCCCGCGAGCGCGACGACCTGTCCTGGTCGCACTGGGCCAAGCGCCTGTCGAAGTACTTCCAGAGCCTGGAGGCCCTGCTCTGGCCGGACCTCATCGTGGTCGGTGGCGGGGTGTCCAAGAAGTCGGAGAAGTTCCTGCCCGAGCTGAAGCTGCGCACGCCGATCGTCCCGGCCCAGCTGCTGAACTCCGCGGGCATCGTGGGCGCCGCGGCGCTGGCCAGCGAGCGCTTCCGCTGACCGCGGCGGCCGGCGGGCGCTCAGTCCGAGGGGCTCGCGCTCGCCGTCGCCGCTGAGACCGCCGCTGACGACGACGAGGACGCCGACGACGACGTCGCCGGCTGGTCGGTGCCCGAGGCGGGGGCGGACAGGGCGGTGACGCCGCTGCCGGGGGCCGTGCCGCCGGTCGAGGCGGAGGCACCGAGGGTGGCCGCGGAGCCGCGGCCCTCGGTCTCGGACGCCGCTCCGGCGGCCCCATCGGCAGTGCTGCCGGTGCCGCCGGCGCTTCCGGCGCCGCCCGGGCTCGCCGTGGAGCTGGCCGAGCCGGACGGCGAGGCGCCGGGGCGGCTGGCGCCGGAACCGGCCGAGGGCGCGGCACCGGAGCTGGAGGAGCCTGCGCCGGTGAGACCGGCGGAGCCCGAGCCCGGGGCGCCCGTGGAGGCGCCGCCGGTGCCGCCCTGGGACTGCGTCGAGGAGGGGTCGGCCGTGGCGCTGGTGCTGCTGGCGCCGCTCTGCCCGTCACCGCCGAGGCCCGTGGCCGGGCCGCCGGGGAGGGGGACGGGGGCGTCCAGGCGCGGCAGGCCCGGGGTCCCGTCGTCCACCAGCGCGGCCCTGTCCGAGGCGGCCACGCGGTAGCCGCTGGGCTCCTTGAGGACGCCGGCGCCGGGCAGGATCGCGCCCTCGGGGTTGTCCGGCCGGGTGGCCAGCGGCGGCAGAGCGGTCACGAGGCGCGACAGCCGCGCCTGCTGGGCGCGGCTGAACGGCCCCGTCGCCCGGGACGCGGTCGTGGCCACGGCGGCGCCCCCGCTGCCGGCCACGGCCCCGCTGACGTCGGTGCCGCTGCTGGCGTCCTGCGCCGCGGTGGTGGTGTCCGAGCCCGTGGAGCCGGCGCCGTCGGGCAGGCCCCCCAGGGAGATGGTGAGGGTGGCGGCCACGAGCAGCCCGGCCACGCCGAGGGCCACGCCCTCCGCGGGGTGCGCCAGGCGGAGGCCGGAGCCTCGCTTCGCCCGTCGACCCACCGTGCTCCTCCGCCTCGGGACCCCGCGCAGCAGCGGTCGCTGTGGCGGCCCGCGACCCACGGTAGCCACGGGTGGGGCCCACTTCTGGGACTTCGCGGGATCGGGGCCGGTCGCGTCGGAGTGTCGCTGTGGCTAGCGTGACCAGGGCTTCTCCCGCGGAAGCCGTCGAACAGACCCTGAACAACCCGGAGGCCCTCCGTGCGCAGCCCCGTCCTGCCGTCCCACCTGCCGGCCCGCCTCGCCAGCGGCGCGTACATCCTCAACTCGGGGCTGTCCAAGCGGAACGCGCCACAGGAGGTGGCCGAGGGTCTGCACGGCTTCGCCGCCACCGCCTACCCGTTCCTGGCGCAGGTGGAGCCGAAGCGGTTCGTCAAGGCCCTGTCCACCGCC encodes the following:
- the panB gene encoding 3-methyl-2-oxobutanoate hydroxymethyltransferase, translating into MSELSAPAPAIAPKRVRVHHLREMKAAGQPITMLTAYDAVTADVFAEAGVDVLLVGDSVGDNLHGHATTLPVTVEDLLPHVRAVATRAGRPFVVADLPFGSYEEGPAQALRTGVRMLKEGLAHGVKLEGGRRVAPAVKALVDAGIPVMGHLGFTPQSVNAMGGPRVQGRGSAADELLADALALQEAGAFAVVLEVVPGPVAERVTAALDIPTIGIGAGPGCDGQVLVWLDMAGLSARTPKLAKAYAQLRTALREAAAEYAAEVRSRAFPGPEHTFPE
- a CDS encoding VOC family protein; translation: MSDEADRPAVPGVQVVVDCADPHAQAEFWAAALGYEVEDVEPLVRRMLEAGYATDADVLERGGVLVWRDAAAARDPGGVRPRLYLQRVPEPKTVKNRVHLDLHVGPERVDGEVARLEGLGATRAGEGRQGPQRWVVMADPEGNELCVS
- a CDS encoding helix-turn-helix transcriptional regulator gives rise to the protein MLETSARLLRLLSLLSSRRSWAGDELAERLEVTPRTVRRDVDKLRSLGYQVDAAPGASGGYRLRAGTALPPLLLDDEEAVAVAVGLRTAAGAGVTGIAEAAVRALAGLEQVLPKRLRPRVEALGAATVPLTGGGPTVDGDVLVLLAAACRDSERIRFGYTDGAGRSSQRHAVPHRLVHTGRRWYLVALDLDRGPGEPPQGEWRSYRADRVRAPRASGHRQQLADPPDAAAFVSAAVSTAPYRWTARVRLQAPVEVVQRRVPPTVGQLEAEGDDACVLTTGSDSLDAIAAHLAWLGVPFSVLSPPQLKAAVRSLGWKLVASADAS
- a CDS encoding DinB family protein, with product MDTTTTEARWPEQALEQLTWHWEGQVRPRLEGLTDAELHWEPVPGCWGVRPQGTSSAPMSAGGGDWACDFGIPEPQPAPFTTIAWRLAHLTVGVFGQRAASHFGYRGPGSAGYLAHDYAGTADEALAQLDAAHAAWTDGVRSLAPSAWARPVGEAEGEWAAHPMSSLVLHITREAVHHGAEVCLLRDLWLHRAR
- a CDS encoding SPOR domain-containing protein, whose protein sequence is MSEQFWFNTKTGQVDVGHLKPGSTLLGPYATREEAERALQTAREKTEAWDRAEED
- the map gene encoding type I methionyl aminopeptidase, which encodes MPQRAPSSPVVAGVVSPRRAVPAGLPRPEYVDRPRPQPYSGPHVQPAEVVERMRTACRLAARAAAAGAEHVRPGTTTDAVDAVVHEFLLDHGAYPSTLGYRGFPKSCCTSVNEVVCHGIPDDRPLAEGDLCSIDVTAYVVLDGIGVHGDTCVTVGAGELDEASALLLERARAATDRGIAAVRPGREVNVIGRVVESAARRHGYGSVKEYTGHGIGTAFHSGLVIPHHDAAPAHADVIEVGMTFTVEPMITEGDPAVEVWDDGWTVVTRDRGRVAQFEHTVLVTDTGAEVLTLP
- the ppgK gene encoding polyphosphate--glucose phosphotransferase encodes the protein MGIDIGGSGIKGAPVDLTTGEFSAERVRIPTPQPSTPDAVSRVVKDIVEQIGQQLPDGGAGLPVGITFPAVIQHGVARTAANVDKGWVDFDVATLMQAVTGHPVHVVNDADAAGVAEARYGAAKGVKGVVVLATLGTGIGTAVMLDGVLLPNTELGHLEVDGHDAETRASDAARERDDLSWSHWAKRLSKYFQSLEALLWPDLIVVGGGVSKKSEKFLPELKLRTPIVPAQLLNSAGIVGAAALASERFR